The Ictidomys tridecemlineatus isolate mIctTri1 chromosome 6, mIctTri1.hap1, whole genome shotgun sequence genome includes a region encoding these proteins:
- the Ebpl gene encoding emopamil-binding protein-like isoform X1 has protein sequence MEAGWGLGAAAGRSLLLCAALLAAGCALGLRLGRGRGAADRGALAWLCYDALVHLVLEGSFVYFSLVGNVADSEGLIASLWKEYGKADARWLYFDPTIVSLEILTAVLDGFLALFLIYAIVKEKYYRHFLQITLCVCELYGDWMTFSPEWLIGSPNLDTDDWLHFWVYLVFFNGVWVLIPGLFLWQSWVELRRMHHKGTRLGKKLQ, from the exons ATGGAGGccggctgggggctgggggcggCGGCCGGCCGCTCGCTGCTGCTGTGCGCTGCGCTGCTGGCGGCGGGCTGCGCGCTGGGCCTGCGCCTGGGCCGCGGGCGCGGGGCGGCGGACCGCGGCGCGCTAGCCTGGCTCTGCTACGACGCGCTGGTGCACTTAGTGCTG GAAGGCTCTTTTGTCTACTTTTCCTTGGTAGGAAACGTTGCTGATTCCGAGGGCTTGATTGCTTCTTTAt GGAAAGAATATGGCAAAGCTGATGCAAGATGGCTTTATTTTGACCCAACCATCGTGTCTTTGGAAATTCTGACTGCTGTCCTGGATGGGTTTCTAGCATTGTTCCTCATTTATGCCATAGTCAAAGAGAAATATTATCG GCATTTCCTGCAGATCACGCTGTGCGTGTGTGAGTTGTACGGTGACTGGATGACCTTCTCCCCAGAGTGGCTCATCGGGAGCCCCAACCTCGACACCGACGATTGGCTCCACTTTTGGGTCTATCTCGTGTTCTTTAACGGTGTGTGGGTTCTGATCCCAGGCCTGTTTCTGTGGCAGTCGTGGGTAGAGCTCAGGAGGATGCATCACAAAGGAACCCGCTTAGGGAAGAAGTTGCAGTGA
- the Ebpl gene encoding emopamil-binding protein-like isoform X2, producing MEAGWGLGAAAGRSLLLCAALLAAGCALGLRLGRGRGAADRGALAWLCYDALVHLVLEGSFVYFSLVGNVADSEGLIASLWKEYGKADARWLYFDPTIVSLEILTAVLDGFLALFLIYAIVKEKYYRTTVADVPHAPLRLLSERLRILASRMTVCQTQCSATIYVSHLVSTTH from the exons ATGGAGGccggctgggggctgggggcggCGGCCGGCCGCTCGCTGCTGCTGTGCGCTGCGCTGCTGGCGGCGGGCTGCGCGCTGGGCCTGCGCCTGGGCCGCGGGCGCGGGGCGGCGGACCGCGGCGCGCTAGCCTGGCTCTGCTACGACGCGCTGGTGCACTTAGTGCTG GAAGGCTCTTTTGTCTACTTTTCCTTGGTAGGAAACGTTGCTGATTCCGAGGGCTTGATTGCTTCTTTAt GGAAAGAATATGGCAAAGCTGATGCAAGATGGCTTTATTTTGACCCAACCATCGTGTCTTTGGAAATTCTGACTGCTGTCCTGGATGGGTTTCTAGCATTGTTCCTCATTTATGCCATAGTCAAAGAGAAATATTATCG GACCACGGTTGCAGACGTACCACATGCACCCCTGCGTTTGTTATCTGAGAGACTCAGAATCCTTGCGTCACGGATGACCGTGTGCCAGACACAGTGCTCGGCCACTATCTATGTATCTCATTTAGTCTCCACGACACACTGA
- the Ebpl gene encoding emopamil-binding protein-like isoform X3 — MEAGWGLGAAAGRSLLLCAALLAAGCALGLRLGRGRGAADRGALAWLCYDALVHLVLEGSFVYFSLVGNVADSEGLIASLWKEYGKADARWLYFDPTIVSLEILTAVLDGFLALFLIYAIVKEKYYRKNGREGKKGSSSKQIESHANPGRGHYGWDGIQSPGVTIHGSV, encoded by the exons ATGGAGGccggctgggggctgggggcggCGGCCGGCCGCTCGCTGCTGCTGTGCGCTGCGCTGCTGGCGGCGGGCTGCGCGCTGGGCCTGCGCCTGGGCCGCGGGCGCGGGGCGGCGGACCGCGGCGCGCTAGCCTGGCTCTGCTACGACGCGCTGGTGCACTTAGTGCTG GAAGGCTCTTTTGTCTACTTTTCCTTGGTAGGAAACGTTGCTGATTCCGAGGGCTTGATTGCTTCTTTAt GGAAAGAATATGGCAAAGCTGATGCAAGATGGCTTTATTTTGACCCAACCATCGTGTCTTTGGAAATTCTGACTGCTGTCCTGGATGGGTTTCTAGCATTGTTCCTCATTTATGCCATAGTCAAAGAGAAATATTATCG GAAAAatggaagagagggaaaaaaaggaagttcCTCAAAGCAGATAGAAAGCCATGCGAACCCTGGACGTGGCCACTACGGCTG GGACGGTATACAGAGCCCTGGAGTGACTATCCACGGAAGTGTATAA
- the Ebpl gene encoding emopamil-binding protein-like isoform X4, translating into MEAGWGLGAAAGRSLLLCAALLAAGCALGLRLGRGRGAADRGALAWLCYDALVHLVLEGSFVYFSLVGNVADSEGLIASLWKEYGKADARWLYFDPTIVSLEILTAVLDGFLALFLIYAIVKEKYYRDGIQSPGVTIHGSV; encoded by the exons ATGGAGGccggctgggggctgggggcggCGGCCGGCCGCTCGCTGCTGCTGTGCGCTGCGCTGCTGGCGGCGGGCTGCGCGCTGGGCCTGCGCCTGGGCCGCGGGCGCGGGGCGGCGGACCGCGGCGCGCTAGCCTGGCTCTGCTACGACGCGCTGGTGCACTTAGTGCTG GAAGGCTCTTTTGTCTACTTTTCCTTGGTAGGAAACGTTGCTGATTCCGAGGGCTTGATTGCTTCTTTAt GGAAAGAATATGGCAAAGCTGATGCAAGATGGCTTTATTTTGACCCAACCATCGTGTCTTTGGAAATTCTGACTGCTGTCCTGGATGGGTTTCTAGCATTGTTCCTCATTTATGCCATAGTCAAAGAGAAATATTATCG GGACGGTATACAGAGCCCTGGAGTGACTATCCACGGAAGTGTATAA